The candidate division KSB1 bacterium genome has a window encoding:
- a CDS encoding dienelactone hydrolase family protein, with amino-acid sequence MLKLERKEGLPKKKQRRQLYSLLGDLPPRNRPIKAEVIAVEKRESYHLEKLRLDLNGEEIVPAYFIKPLEAKGALPTVLFNHSHGGKYYLGKDELLLGNSYMASPPYAEELTRLGYAALAIDHWLFGERSGREEIDLFKETLWRGEVLWGKMVYDSLRAIDYLHTRKDVDISRLATLGMSMGSTMAWWVAALDERIKVCIDICCLTDFDALIQHRGLKGHGIYYYVPGLLKHFSTSDINRLIVPRPHLALAGRKDELTPIDGLERIDRDLKEAYALAGKPQAWKLVLSDEGHLETPEFRQEVIEFLKDNF; translated from the coding sequence TTGCTGAAGCTCGAAAGGAAAGAAGGATTGCCGAAAAAAAAGCAGCGGCGGCAGCTCTACAGCCTGTTGGGCGATCTGCCGCCGCGCAATCGCCCCATCAAGGCAGAGGTCATTGCCGTCGAAAAACGGGAAAGTTATCACCTTGAAAAACTACGCCTCGATCTCAACGGCGAAGAGATTGTACCTGCCTATTTCATCAAACCGCTCGAAGCCAAAGGGGCGTTGCCCACGGTGCTCTTTAATCACTCCCATGGCGGCAAGTATTATCTTGGTAAAGACGAATTGCTGCTGGGCAACAGCTATATGGCTTCGCCGCCCTATGCCGAGGAGCTTACCCGTCTGGGTTATGCGGCGCTCGCGATCGATCATTGGCTTTTCGGCGAACGATCCGGCCGCGAAGAGATCGATCTGTTCAAAGAAACCCTCTGGCGAGGAGAAGTATTGTGGGGGAAAATGGTCTATGACAGCCTGCGCGCCATTGACTATTTACACACCCGCAAGGATGTCGACATCTCGCGTTTGGCCACCCTCGGCATGTCCATGGGCAGCACTATGGCCTGGTGGGTGGCTGCGCTCGACGAACGCATCAAGGTCTGTATCGATATCTGCTGCCTGACCGACTTTGACGCTCTCATTCAGCATCGCGGATTAAAAGGGCACGGCATTTATTATTACGTGCCGGGGTTGCTGAAACACTTTTCCACTTCCGACATTAATCGCCTGATTGTTCCCCGACCGCATTTGGCGCTGGCCGGCCGCAAAGATGAGTTGACTCCAATCGACGGCCTGGAGCGCATCGACCGCGATTTGAAGGAGGCCTACGCGCTCGCCGGGAAACCGCAAGCTTGGAAACTGGTCTTATCCGACGAAGGACACCTTGAAACACCGGAATTCCGGCAGGAGGTTATCGAGTTTTTGAAGGATAATTTTTAG
- a CDS encoding transposase, giving the protein MLNRRRDHAAASFLKKIDEFIDWDKLEVCSVVFKDSKCGRLVKAGLYDRLCELINVDLESRGVVLKRGTWVDATIVTSARRPRRKAGEKERSVRGRVQEEGEVQFTQKGGRIYYGYKAHIGADEGSGVIRRKAFTAADVHDSQKTDELISGDERSVFGDKAYMSAERKRSPRQKGVWCGILDKGYRNRPLSEKRKRLNGKKSRVRGSVERPFAHFKRLYGCGRLVTSI; this is encoded by the coding sequence ATGCTCAACAGACGCAGAGACCACGCAGCGGCGAGCTTTCTCAAGAAAATAGACGAATTCATCGATTGGGATAAACTGGAAGTTTGCTCGGTTGTTTTCAAGGATTCGAAGTGCGGGCGTCTGGTCAAGGCCGGTCTTTACGACCGATTGTGCGAACTCATCAACGTGGATCTTGAATCTCGCGGCGTAGTGCTCAAGCGCGGCACATGGGTTGATGCGACGATTGTGACGAGCGCGCGTCGGCCGCGGCGAAAAGCGGGGGAGAAGGAAAGGAGCGTGCGCGGCCGGGTGCAGGAGGAGGGCGAGGTCCAATTCACGCAAAAAGGCGGGCGCATCTATTACGGTTACAAAGCTCATATCGGCGCGGACGAGGGCTCGGGAGTGATCCGCAGAAAGGCGTTCACGGCGGCGGACGTGCACGACTCGCAGAAGACGGACGAATTGATCAGCGGAGACGAGCGTTCGGTGTTCGGGGACAAGGCGTACATGTCGGCGGAGCGCAAACGCAGCCCTCGACAAAAGGGTGTTTGGTGCGGCATTTTGGACAAGGGATACCGCAACCGTCCGTTGTCGGAGAAGCGGAAGCGTCTGAACGGGAAGAAGAGTCGGGTGCGCGGCTCGGTGGAGCGTCCGTTCGCCCATTTCAAGCGTCTGTACGGGTGCGGGCGGTTGGTTACCTCAATTTGA
- a CDS encoding T9SS type A sorting domain-containing protein, protein MTSDKILQSVSRYREERKKWEYLRDQALAANDRPAVNYAALKIDEATAAMRAESKFASLYMSADENNPVPIMFYTGLPVHYVAFSDAMEAAAKKLSGSLAVSRFCFGGPFAVFIEVTNGSNRTFIDLLHPTSSNLTDEELGKYFGNRKGNYQIKSPKFDEGQNIILSEPCPSVRTEKKISGVPDYQCEKSRGCAPAAAGCVLGYWDDRGYPNLVDGGNSNYRGTEGVDGYLNLIWNELANAMGYVIGVGTYTHLIAPGIKTVTNTINGYNFSTSNKYYSNPANDRSAYWTEIDATRPLVYCIQHPLYGGGAGGHAVTGIGYKRLIYDEPCSGIYYYRIVHDNNTTTGIDVYLNEADIIGGTNIITVRPGVAKKGYSEERPSPDQYILKLTNYPNPCNPVTTLSFEISKESKVELSIFNYLGEKVRSFQIGTLGVGRHSLQWDGNDEFGNNMPSGVYFAELNVEGKTLLHKIVLVR, encoded by the coding sequence ATGACCTCGGATAAAATACTGCAGAGTGTGTCACGTTACCGTGAAGAACGAAAAAAATGGGAGTATTTGCGGGATCAAGCGTTGGCCGCCAATGACCGGCCGGCAGTCAATTATGCAGCTTTGAAAATTGATGAAGCCACTGCGGCTATGCGCGCCGAGAGTAAATTTGCCTCCCTTTATATGAGCGCCGATGAAAATAATCCGGTTCCCATCATGTTTTATACCGGGTTGCCGGTACATTATGTTGCTTTTTCTGATGCCATGGAAGCAGCCGCCAAGAAATTATCCGGCAGTCTTGCTGTCTCAAGATTTTGCTTTGGCGGGCCTTTTGCAGTATTCATAGAAGTGACTAACGGCAGCAACAGAACTTTTATTGATCTCCTGCATCCGACCTCTTCCAATCTGACGGATGAAGAATTAGGAAAATATTTTGGGAACAGAAAAGGGAATTATCAAATAAAATCTCCTAAATTCGACGAAGGACAAAACATCATTCTTTCCGAGCCTTGCCCATCTGTTCGAACAGAGAAAAAGATAAGTGGCGTTCCTGACTACCAATGTGAAAAATCGCGGGGTTGTGCTCCGGCGGCCGCTGGTTGTGTTCTCGGTTACTGGGATGATCGCGGCTATCCCAATTTGGTTGACGGCGGCAACAGCAATTACCGCGGAACTGAGGGCGTTGATGGTTATTTGAACCTGATTTGGAATGAACTGGCGAATGCGATGGGATATGTAATAGGAGTAGGAACTTATACTCATCTTATCGCGCCAGGCATCAAGACAGTTACAAATACCATTAATGGCTATAATTTTAGTACAAGCAACAAGTATTATAGCAACCCTGCAAATGATCGATCTGCGTATTGGACTGAGATCGATGCAACCCGCCCTTTGGTTTATTGTATTCAACACCCACTCTATGGAGGGGGTGCGGGCGGGCACGCCGTCACAGGTATAGGCTATAAAAGATTAATTTACGATGAACCTTGCAGCGGCATTTATTACTATAGAATAGTACATGATAATAACACCACCACTGGTATTGACGTATACTTGAATGAAGCAGATATAATTGGCGGAACCAACATAATCACTGTGCGCCCAGGAGTTGCGAAAAAAGGATATTCTGAAGAGAGGCCTAGTCCTGACCAATATATTTTGAAATTGACAAATTATCCTAATCCTTGCAATCCTGTGACAACTCTCAGTTTCGAAATTTCAAAAGAATCTAAAGTAGAATTATCGATATTTAACTATTTGGGAGAAAAGGTGCGATCTTTTCAAATAGGCACGTTGGGTGTCGGCCGCCATTCATTGCAATGGGATGGGAACGACGAATTTGGCAACAACATGCCTTCTGGAGTCTATTTCGCTGAATTAAATGTAGAAGGGAAAACACTTCTGCATAAGATTGTCCTTGTAAGGTAA
- a CDS encoding YCF48-related protein codes for MHRHSKNFSASIFLLLTFFISSVKAGTWEIVRQSDWEFSLSRVKFRDLHNGYIAGLQDQLLLTNDGGNTWKRHRWPDSLLGTAIDAVWGDMHFSSTGDLWLSGSSGYFLKITSETQSFQFYRIPNQPELSGAFSIVGEKIWAGGYYGSIYYSSDSGQNWQQIADLTTSESILWDIHFIDSSKGFVLIRTGIDRTQCLRTRDGGRTWSPIDNAAVHGRRFYFIGERHGWVLGEFNEVFLTSDGGENWERVHVTDDTKRFHALFFVNDRIGWLGGEKGLFFKTTDGGKSWKRTAAPTLNKINDIYFINEQIGWVVADWGLIARSDNGGESWKWQIKAPSNNLYGVHFIDHRTGCAVGDNIFIRTENAGHTWAQSDSITGNEIQFVDQTTGWINGFGDILRTGDGGKSWEKVHHFDNDTITAIHFINRENGWALSGKFKHSKLFATNDGGISWEHISTFPYFLSEMDFISVNKGWIIGSAGRILRTEDGGRSWKLLREKEETLYTNLNALDFIDDLHGWVVGFNGLILATADGGDTWIQQNETAYFEDLLMDVQFLNRNEGWAVGLNGDILHTVNGGRTWTREHSEYMGYWWADAHFTDANHGWSVGLYGAVNRYLDPTVVKQQMTQLENESLYHPLQIQNPIRHSTTLVYTLPYPADIQLEIYDFLGKRVRVIEASFKNTGTYSVLWDLRDDSGFQVACGTYFCCLRINNKPFIKKITIIR; via the coding sequence ATGCACCGACATTCAAAGAATTTTTCCGCTTCGATATTTTTACTATTAACTTTTTTTATCTCTTCCGTAAAAGCCGGTACATGGGAAATTGTTAGACAAAGTGACTGGGAGTTTTCGCTTTCCCGTGTCAAGTTCAGAGATTTGCACAACGGCTATATTGCCGGATTACAAGATCAGCTTTTATTAACCAATGACGGCGGTAATACTTGGAAAAGACATCGATGGCCGGATTCTTTGCTTGGTACAGCAATAGACGCAGTATGGGGAGACATGCACTTTTCATCGACCGGCGATTTATGGCTGTCCGGCAGCAGTGGTTATTTTCTCAAGATCACATCGGAAACGCAATCTTTTCAATTTTATAGAATCCCAAATCAACCTGAGCTTAGCGGCGCATTTTCGATTGTGGGAGAAAAAATTTGGGCTGGTGGGTATTACGGTTCTATTTATTATTCCTCCGACAGCGGACAAAATTGGCAGCAAATTGCCGATCTCACAACATCTGAGAGTATCCTTTGGGACATTCATTTTATCGACAGTTCCAAGGGATTCGTCTTAATCCGTACCGGCATCGACCGCACTCAGTGTCTGCGCACGCGTGATGGCGGACGAACGTGGAGTCCGATTGATAATGCGGCAGTACATGGAAGAAGGTTTTATTTTATCGGAGAAAGACACGGTTGGGTATTAGGCGAATTCAATGAGGTATTCCTCACGAGCGACGGTGGCGAAAACTGGGAGCGGGTTCATGTAACAGATGATACGAAACGCTTTCATGCGCTCTTTTTCGTCAATGATCGGATCGGGTGGCTTGGCGGTGAAAAGGGATTGTTTTTCAAAACAACAGACGGCGGTAAAAGCTGGAAGCGAACAGCGGCACCCACACTTAACAAAATCAATGACATCTATTTTATTAATGAACAGATCGGCTGGGTTGTTGCCGACTGGGGGCTGATCGCACGCAGCGACAACGGCGGTGAATCCTGGAAATGGCAAATAAAGGCGCCAAGCAACAACTTGTACGGCGTCCATTTTATAGACCATCGTACTGGATGTGCAGTAGGCGACAATATTTTTATCCGCACTGAAAACGCCGGCCATACTTGGGCTCAAAGCGATTCCATTACCGGCAATGAAATTCAGTTTGTTGACCAAACGACGGGATGGATCAACGGCTTTGGGGATATTCTGCGAACCGGAGACGGCGGCAAATCGTGGGAAAAAGTCCATCATTTTGACAACGACACGATAACGGCCATCCATTTTATCAATAGAGAAAATGGGTGGGCCTTGTCCGGGAAATTCAAACATTCCAAACTGTTTGCCACCAACGACGGTGGGATCAGTTGGGAGCATATTTCTACGTTTCCGTATTTTCTATCTGAAATGGATTTTATTTCTGTTAACAAAGGATGGATCATTGGTTCCGCCGGCCGTATTCTGCGTACCGAAGACGGCGGGCGATCATGGAAACTTTTACGTGAAAAGGAAGAGACGCTTTATACAAATTTAAACGCTTTGGATTTCATCGATGATCTGCATGGATGGGTTGTCGGATTCAACGGCTTAATATTGGCGACGGCGGACGGCGGGGACACATGGATACAACAAAATGAAACTGCATATTTCGAAGATTTGCTGATGGACGTGCAGTTTTTGAATCGCAATGAAGGTTGGGCTGTCGGGCTGAACGGAGATATCCTTCATACCGTCAACGGCGGACGCACATGGACTCGGGAACATTCAGAATATATGGGATATTGGTGGGCGGATGCTCATTTTACCGATGCAAATCACGGTTGGTCTGTGGGCTTGTACGGCGCGGTCAATCGGTATCTTGACCCTACTGTAGTTAAACAGCAAATGACCCAGTTGGAAAATGAAAGTCTTTATCATCCATTACAAATCCAGAACCCAATTAGGCATTCAACAACTCTCGTTTATACCTTACCTTACCCTGCAGACATTCAACTCGAAATATATGACTTTTTAGGAAAAAGAGTGCGTGTAATCGAAGCCTCGTTTAAAAATACCGGTACCTATTCCGTGTTGTGGGATCTTCGAGACGATTCAGGTTTTCAGGTTGCCTGCGGCACCTATTTTTGCTGCCTACGGATCAACAACAAGCCGTTCATTAAAAAAATAACAATTATAAGGTAG
- a CDS encoding FG-GAP-like repeat-containing protein: MKKYCSFMVFVVAFFSFLTVLYPASWSSLNGPYGGVVQSLYVNPNNQVYAEFAGKLWTSADLRNWVPIFQDCSHFMAGRDNTLFVQDSKNNLFFSTDWGAAWQEIPKMRNDLALERMAFGDGGRWYLAAGNQVLLSTDGGRNWTPFSFSFNNSAEKVRVDETGNLYVFGNSRLFISLDQGQTWRQIYSAYAEIQDVLAAGSMGLFLVVGTESGGQILKSTDRGSSWVASNLPYAKTLAYSDSWLMGAFGKRGSLLNAASFISSNSGASWRMADVGYSIRSFAHTGDGKLLAASVDGLWVSADGGINWTIVGPPAADVRNIAGADWGIFAVSRTADEKLRFWVTRNNGVSWSEVEKSRFLTEPRSVLGLQILPDGRLWMMLGYSSGTDRSILFESRDRGASWIVKRKSVHPISGFDFLASTAAAYLWEAGTRVYYYSSDYGAAWIPVSLPFPIYGLLTAQNGILYAFSGSDVNRPLQLFRSFSAGSAWDPPISLTEQPEMIYSLQTNFLGDLFKTVARQNADGSFAFVKLLRSIDFGDTWQDISPSAAASLSSSVPPQLLTDAGGALYLLCSKVFKSNANGDRWEIDYEPANRSAEANILFVSNETSTLLAGLKAGGVSAKSLSGKMFVPKGLAEVEYPITKSYGVYWTDYNSDGFEDVFILNDGQNEFYHNDSGKLKKVTSGEIVTDPEPSRAAVWGDYNNDGYPDCYVANSGVGNCLYKNLGDGTFKKITLGNVVEDRGNFKSCAWGDVNRDGFLDLYLTRIDGRNLLYLNTGTGYFEKSYVNLIGENTDKSYGCAWCDFDNDGDLDLYVCNDGLDQLWEQVSPMKFAQLSQERLPQSPGLSVGCSWADVNNDGWMDLFVTMAGAANRLYLNNGNGSFRLAGGELSLESGAFKGSGFADYDNDGDLDLAVTGNGVFRLYENREGVFQKENRFDISFFGDNSLALAWGDLENDGKLELIVGSYDRKNVVYSPSNVVGNWIRVKCVGTASNRQALGAKVVVKAVINGKAVMQTRELTSQSGYLAQSSLIQHFGLGDAQRADSIIVIWPNGKRQTTANVAVNQIVTITEAGGAKVEDEAFPEDFSLLRNYPNPFNSTTTIRFAVRHKGETRVEILNIHGRILRRENLSKATPGIYEWQWDGRDSEGKDCPSGVYFIRIVTTGGLAFGKAMLVR, encoded by the coding sequence ATGAAGAAATATTGCTCATTTATGGTTTTTGTCGTCGCCTTTTTTTCTTTTTTGACGGTCCTGTATCCCGCCTCCTGGAGTTCGCTCAACGGCCCTTACGGGGGCGTCGTCCAATCCCTTTACGTGAATCCCAACAATCAAGTTTATGCTGAATTTGCCGGAAAGCTATGGACCTCGGCTGACCTAAGAAATTGGGTTCCTATTTTCCAAGACTGCAGCCATTTCATGGCCGGCAGAGACAATACTCTCTTTGTTCAGGACTCGAAAAACAACCTCTTTTTCTCAACGGATTGGGGGGCCGCGTGGCAGGAAATTCCCAAGATGCGCAACGATCTTGCGCTCGAGCGCATGGCGTTCGGCGACGGCGGCAGATGGTATCTGGCCGCCGGAAATCAGGTCTTGCTTTCTACCGACGGCGGTCGAAACTGGACGCCTTTTTCGTTTTCATTCAATAATTCGGCGGAAAAAGTTCGGGTCGATGAAACCGGCAATCTTTATGTTTTCGGCAACTCCAGGCTTTTCATCTCGTTGGATCAAGGTCAAACCTGGAGGCAGATCTATTCCGCCTATGCGGAAATTCAGGACGTACTGGCTGCGGGATCCATGGGATTATTTCTCGTGGTCGGCACAGAAAGCGGCGGCCAAATTCTCAAATCAACCGATCGCGGCAGCTCGTGGGTTGCCTCGAATCTGCCTTACGCAAAGACGCTCGCCTACTCCGACTCTTGGCTGATGGGCGCCTTTGGAAAACGTGGGTCCTTGCTCAACGCCGCTTCTTTTATTTCCTCGAACAGCGGCGCAAGCTGGCGTATGGCGGATGTGGGATATTCCATACGCTCGTTTGCCCATACCGGCGACGGCAAGCTTTTGGCTGCTTCCGTAGACGGCCTGTGGGTTTCGGCAGACGGCGGCATAAATTGGACGATTGTCGGCCCTCCGGCAGCCGACGTCAGGAATATAGCAGGCGCCGATTGGGGGATCTTTGCCGTCAGCCGTACGGCGGATGAAAAGCTGCGGTTCTGGGTCACGCGCAATAACGGCGTCAGCTGGAGTGAAGTGGAAAAAAGCAGATTCCTAACCGAGCCGCGCAGCGTTCTGGGACTGCAGATTTTACCGGATGGTCGACTTTGGATGATGTTGGGCTATTCTTCCGGAACCGATCGTTCCATTTTGTTTGAAAGCCGAGACCGCGGCGCCTCCTGGATCGTCAAACGCAAGTCCGTTCATCCAATAAGCGGTTTTGATTTTTTAGCTTCCACGGCTGCGGCCTATTTATGGGAAGCCGGAACAAGAGTCTATTACTATTCCTCGGATTATGGGGCTGCATGGATTCCTGTCTCATTGCCTTTTCCGATTTACGGACTTTTGACTGCTCAGAATGGAATTCTGTACGCCTTCTCAGGCTCCGATGTAAATCGTCCTCTGCAATTGTTTCGTTCCTTTTCCGCCGGTTCGGCATGGGACCCTCCAATCTCTTTAACCGAGCAGCCGGAGATGATCTATTCCCTGCAGACCAATTTCCTCGGCGATCTCTTTAAAACGGTCGCTCGTCAGAATGCCGACGGAAGCTTTGCTTTTGTCAAGCTTTTGCGTTCCATAGATTTCGGCGATACTTGGCAGGACATTTCGCCTTCTGCAGCAGCCTCGCTCTCTTCATCAGTGCCGCCGCAGCTGCTTACAGACGCCGGCGGCGCTCTCTATCTGCTTTGCTCAAAGGTTTTCAAATCAAATGCCAACGGCGATCGATGGGAAATTGATTATGAACCCGCAAATAGAAGCGCGGAGGCGAATATCCTTTTTGTTTCCAATGAGACGTCAACCCTTTTGGCGGGACTGAAAGCCGGCGGCGTTTCTGCAAAGAGCCTGTCCGGGAAGATGTTTGTACCCAAGGGATTGGCTGAAGTCGAATATCCCATCACAAAGAGCTACGGCGTCTATTGGACGGATTACAACAGTGACGGTTTTGAGGATGTATTTATACTTAACGACGGCCAGAACGAGTTTTATCACAACGATTCCGGAAAGCTGAAAAAAGTAACCTCTGGTGAAATCGTAACTGACCCGGAACCGTCTCGAGCTGCGGTTTGGGGTGACTATAACAACGACGGTTATCCGGACTGCTATGTGGCGAACAGCGGCGTCGGAAACTGTCTTTATAAAAACCTCGGCGACGGGACGTTCAAAAAAATTACACTCGGCAATGTGGTCGAGGACCGCGGCAATTTCAAGAGCTGTGCTTGGGGAGATGTCAACCGCGACGGTTTTCTGGATTTGTATTTAACACGAATCGACGGTAGAAATCTGCTTTATCTCAATACCGGTACAGGTTATTTCGAAAAAAGTTATGTCAATTTGATCGGCGAGAATACCGACAAATCCTACGGCTGCGCCTGGTGCGATTTCGATAATGACGGAGACCTGGACTTGTATGTTTGTAACGACGGATTAGATCAGCTGTGGGAGCAGGTATCGCCCATGAAATTTGCCCAACTTAGTCAGGAGCGTTTGCCGCAAAGTCCCGGTCTTTCCGTCGGCTGTTCTTGGGCGGACGTCAACAATGACGGCTGGATGGACTTGTTCGTAACCATGGCCGGCGCGGCAAATCGTCTCTATTTAAATAACGGCAATGGAAGTTTTCGACTTGCCGGCGGCGAGTTGTCGCTGGAGTCGGGCGCGTTTAAGGGCAGCGGCTTTGCGGATTATGACAATGACGGTGACCTCGATCTGGCGGTAACCGGCAACGGCGTTTTTCGGCTGTATGAAAATAGGGAGGGCGTTTTCCAAAAGGAAAATCGATTTGACATTTCTTTTTTCGGCGACAATTCATTGGCGCTGGCATGGGGAGATCTGGAGAACGACGGCAAATTGGAGTTGATCGTCGGCAGTTACGATCGTAAAAATGTCGTTTATTCCCCCTCCAACGTCGTCGGCAATTGGATCAGGGTAAAGTGTGTGGGAACGGCCTCCAATCGTCAGGCACTCGGCGCCAAAGTGGTCGTCAAGGCGGTGATCAACGGCAAGGCAGTCATGCAGACTCGCGAGTTGACTTCGCAAAGCGGTTATTTGGCGCAAAGCAGCCTAATTCAGCATTTCGGTTTAGGAGATGCTCAGCGGGCGGATAGTATCATTGTCATCTGGCCGAACGGAAAGCGCCAAACAACCGCCAACGTTGCGGTAAATCAGATTGTTACGATAACCGAAGCAGGGGGGGCTAAAGTCGAGGACGAAGCATTTCCGGAAGATTTTAGTTTGCTGCGAAATTATCCCAACCCTTTCAACAGTACTACGACCATACGTTTTGCCGTTCGGCACAAAGGAGAAACGCGGGTTGAGATTCTAAACATTCATGGCCGCATTTTGAGGCGTGAAAATCTTTCCAAAGCGACCCCGGGCATCTATGAATGGCAATGGGACGGCCGCGATTCAGAGGGTAAAGATTGCCCAAGCGGCGTTTACTTTATTAGAATCGTCACCACAGGAGGCTTGGCTTTCGGTAAGGCAATGCTGGTGAGATAA
- a CDS encoding GWxTD domain-containing protein, whose protein sequence is MKTVEHRRILLLIFSLFSVSLYAQSDAAHRLYLQAKKFSYEQKWREAADLYRQLSREYPSSSYRQEADFWEGYCLEKAGELLKAYEAFERLRRQFPEGAWSDDALDRQIILAEKLAEKPGDRFYEDLYRWMNTGDKENRFAAAAALARLDDRRALETLKSMRNESFFTREAEQLIAQLEQSADDNLAPSVPSMAPSVRKTERRRTVQVGPRDDRINYFQEKRFEQYRKMTRKDDNWTPDELVDFALWHILPSEQFEEYISLNREGRRRWLDDYWAGQDPTPQTIENECREEFEKRVDFARRNFSYYDGREDFYYAPWDARGEVYIKFGKPDKRTITDEGEFWHYAAFNRVTFFIRPNVTNIFGRAIFISSLDNQTMRTVSRLTDQSKWRNFHQEYIFQPGIYFSSQAK, encoded by the coding sequence ATGAAAACGGTTGAGCATAGGAGAATCCTTCTTCTCATTTTCTCGCTTTTTTCTGTTTCTCTCTATGCACAAAGCGATGCCGCGCATCGGTTGTATCTTCAGGCCAAAAAATTTTCTTATGAGCAGAAATGGCGTGAAGCGGCTGATCTTTACCGTCAGTTGTCGCGCGAATACCCAAGCAGCAGCTACCGGCAGGAGGCAGATTTTTGGGAGGGTTATTGCCTTGAAAAAGCCGGCGAATTACTAAAGGCTTATGAGGCATTCGAACGGTTGCGGCGACAGTTTCCTGAAGGCGCCTGGAGCGATGATGCTCTTGATCGACAAATAATTTTAGCTGAAAAACTAGCCGAAAAGCCCGGCGATCGTTTTTACGAAGATCTTTACCGCTGGATGAATACTGGAGATAAGGAGAATCGCTTTGCCGCCGCCGCAGCCCTGGCCAGGCTGGATGATCGCCGCGCTTTGGAAACCCTAAAGTCCATGAGAAATGAGTCGTTCTTTACTCGAGAAGCGGAGCAGCTGATCGCACAGCTGGAACAGTCGGCCGACGATAACCTGGCGCCGTCTGTTCCCTCAATGGCACCGTCAGTAAGAAAGACCGAGAGGAGGAGAACAGTTCAAGTCGGCCCGCGTGACGATAGAATCAACTATTTTCAAGAAAAACGTTTCGAGCAGTACCGCAAAATGACCCGCAAAGACGACAATTGGACGCCGGATGAGCTGGTCGATTTCGCCCTGTGGCATATTTTGCCTTCCGAACAGTTCGAGGAATACATCAGCTTGAATCGAGAAGGGCGCCGCCGTTGGCTGGACGACTATTGGGCCGGGCAGGACCCTACCCCGCAAACAATCGAGAATGAATGCCGCGAAGAGTTTGAAAAGCGTGTGGATTTTGCGCGCCGTAACTTTTCCTATTATGACGGCCGGGAAGATTTCTACTATGCTCCCTGGGACGCCCGCGGCGAGGTCTATATCAAGTTTGGGAAACCGGACAAACGAACGATCACCGATGAAGGCGAATTTTGGCATTATGCAGCTTTCAACCGAGTCACCTTTTTCATTCGACCTAATGTCACCAATATTTTCGGACGGGCGATTTTCATCTCTTCTCTGGATAATCAAACCATGCGAACGGTTTCCCGCTTGACCGATCAGTCAAAATGGCGTAATTTTCATCAGGAGTACATCTTCCAGCCCGGAATATATTTTTCCTCACAGGCAAAATAG
- a CDS encoding zf-HC2 domain-containing protein, giving the protein MSCLKSYNLLSFLTGELSDEEQEEMRLHLQSCSFCQTELGRLAEVHNYLLSMPRPAVPQTLYQEYVFSLRRRFAAPSRTVRFAEGFWEAIKSTALSSKWEWRVARAAAVLMVGLFIGRILWFQNETAVPKAESWSFYEPDIAALDKFFSGSEVLLLTLLNSSPERLQRDDVLLTQQAARALLSQSQPLRRNSVLQEDEILTALLDHLELLLLEISNRDEEEMRASLQDFQQQIRQARILQTFRLVQSRFGRSYREGV; this is encoded by the coding sequence ATGAGTTGCCTAAAAAGCTACAACCTTTTGTCTTTCCTAACCGGCGAACTCTCGGATGAAGAGCAGGAAGAGATGAGGCTTCATCTGCAGAGCTGTTCTTTTTGCCAAACCGAGCTCGGCCGCCTTGCAGAAGTACATAACTATCTGCTTTCCATGCCTCGGCCTGCCGTTCCGCAAACGTTGTATCAGGAATATGTCTTCAGTCTGCGCCGACGTTTTGCGGCTCCCTCTAGAACAGTTCGTTTTGCTGAGGGTTTCTGGGAGGCAATCAAGTCGACGGCTCTCTCTTCAAAGTGGGAATGGCGAGTTGCTAGGGCTGCAGCGGTGCTGATGGTCGGCTTGTTTATCGGTAGAATCTTGTGGTTCCAAAATGAAACAGCCGTTCCCAAAGCGGAAAGTTGGTCTTTTTATGAACCGGATATTGCCGCGCTGGACAAATTTTTCTCCGGCTCCGAAGTTCTGTTGCTTACTCTGCTCAACTCGAGCCCAGAACGGCTGCAGCGGGACGATGTTTTATTAACGCAGCAGGCAGCGCGTGCTTTGCTGAGCCAATCACAGCCGCTACGGCGCAACTCGGTTCTGCAGGAAGATGAAATCCTGACAGCCCTCCTCGATCATTTGGAGCTGTTACTGCTCGAAATAAGCAACCGCGATGAAGAAGAAATGCGCGCCTCTTTGCAGGACTTTCAGCAGCAGATTCGTCAAGCGCGGATTCTGCAGACATTTCGCTTGGTTCAATCTCGTTTCGGACGTTCTTACCGCGAAGGTGTGTGA